From a single Lolium rigidum isolate FL_2022 chromosome 7, APGP_CSIRO_Lrig_0.1, whole genome shotgun sequence genomic region:
- the LOC124677871 gene encoding flowering-promoting factor 1-like protein 5, producing MAAGGVWVFKNGVMELEPEVTSRKALVYVPANETMKSLQALERRLGSLGWERYYEDRAIVQLHKRDGGVDLISVPRDFSRLRSTHMYDVVVKNRDHFKVVDL from the coding sequence ATGGCGGCGGGAGGCGTGTGGGTTTTCAAGAACGGGGTGATGGAGCTGGAGccggaggtgacgagcaggaaggcgCTGGTGTACGTGCCGGCGAACGAGACGATGAAGTCGCTGCAGGCGCTGGAGCGGAGGCTGGGCTCGCTGGGGTGGGAGCGCTACTACGAGGACCGCGCCATCGTGCAGCTCCACAagcgcgacggcggcgtcgacCTCATCTCCGTGCCCCGCGACTTCTCAAGGCTCCGATCCACCCACATGTACGACGTCGTCGTCAAGAACCGCGACCACTTCAAGGTCGTCGACCTCTAG